TTAACTTATCAGATGATTATCGCCAGTAGTAACCTGGCTACTAACATTGTAATAGAGCTGGTAGGTGCTCAAAATACAACGAGAAGCATGCGTTCCCTGGGGGCCAAAGACATACAGATATTAAGAGGGGTAGAAGATATCAAAGCTTATCGGCAGGGGCTAAGTAATACAACTACCGCCTACGATCTAATCTTGATGTTTGAAGCTTTAGCCACAGATAAAATACTGAGCGACAGCTCCAGAAAGGCAATTATTGACATTCTGCTGGATCAAAAATTTAATGAGATGATTCCTGCGCATTTGCCCGATAACGTAAAGGTAGCCCACAAAACCGGTTGGATTAGTGGGCTGCATCATGACTCAGGTATTGTTTATCTGCCCGATGGTCGGAAGTATGTACTGGTACTGCTCTCCAAAAACCTGACAGATGAGGAGGCTGGCGTAGCTACCCTTGCCCAAGCCTCCAGGCTTATTTATGATTACCTTAACTAAACGCTTACTCCCTACCGTACAGGGTTTTTCCGGCTTCTTCGTAG
This window of the Porifericola rhodea genome carries:
- a CDS encoding serine hydrolase, with the protein product MRYISFVLALLLFVSCKTNPQQEKKTLHELRTVIEEIFASTEGDFALAFKDLSEEGDSLFIQADESFHAASTMKTPLLLEVYKQAEAGRFRLDDSLLVKNEFKSIVDSSLYSLSPEDDTYHMLYQQLGQKQSIFDLTYQMIIASSNLATNIVIELVGAQNTTRSMRSLGAKDIQILRGVEDIKAYRQGLSNTTTAYDLILMFEALATDKILSDSSRKAIIDILLDQKFNEMIPAHLPDNVKVAHKTGWISGLHHDSGIVYLPDGRKYVLVLLSKNLTDEEAGVATLAQASRLIYDYLN